A region of Streptomyces sp. R44 DNA encodes the following proteins:
- a CDS encoding aldo/keto reductase family oxidoreductase has protein sequence MTLPEKTDDRLLLGCMGLGGGWDAEPHTAADIDAAEAAVEAALDSGITAFDHADIYRRGKSEAVFGEVLARSAGLRERITLQTKCGIRLADGDRPGLYDLRGSSVVRRVEESLERLRTDVLDVLLLHRPDPLADPADVGDALTSLHRQGLVRRFGVSNMNAAQIARLQAHMDLPLVANQLEMSLHRRAWLEDGVLVNTPESAANGFPAGTVEHCLTHDIELQAWGALAQGRYTGARGTRQEAATAALVTSLAEAKGTTPETIVLWWLRRHPARIVPVIGTSNPARIRACRDAATAGPDLSHDEWYTLWISARGAALP, from the coding sequence GTGACCCTTCCCGAGAAGACCGACGACCGCCTCCTCCTCGGCTGCATGGGCCTGGGAGGAGGCTGGGACGCGGAGCCCCACACGGCCGCCGACATCGACGCGGCGGAGGCCGCCGTCGAGGCGGCGCTGGACAGCGGCATCACCGCGTTCGACCATGCCGACATCTACCGGCGCGGAAAGTCGGAAGCCGTCTTCGGCGAGGTGCTGGCCCGTTCGGCGGGGCTCCGTGAGCGGATCACGCTGCAGACCAAGTGCGGCATCCGGCTGGCCGACGGGGACCGGCCCGGCCTCTACGACCTGCGGGGTTCCTCCGTCGTCCGCAGGGTCGAGGAGAGCCTGGAGCGGCTGCGCACCGACGTCCTCGACGTCCTCCTTCTGCACCGCCCCGACCCGCTGGCCGACCCCGCCGACGTCGGCGACGCCCTGACTTCGCTCCACCGGCAGGGCCTCGTCCGCCGATTCGGCGTCTCGAACATGAACGCCGCGCAGATCGCCCGGCTCCAGGCCCACATGGACCTGCCGCTCGTGGCCAACCAACTGGAGATGAGCCTGCACCGGCGCGCCTGGCTGGAGGACGGCGTCCTCGTCAACACCCCGGAGTCCGCGGCCAACGGTTTCCCCGCCGGTACCGTCGAGCACTGCCTCACCCACGACATCGAGCTCCAGGCGTGGGGAGCGCTGGCCCAGGGGCGCTACACCGGGGCGCGGGGGACCCGGCAGGAGGCGGCCACCGCCGCGTTGGTGACCTCGCTCGCCGAGGCCAAGGGCACCACGCCGGAGACGATCGTGCTGTGGTGGCTGCGGCGCCATCCGGCCCGGATCGTCCCCGTGATCGGGACGTCGAACCCGGCGCGCATCCGTGCC